From one Caldithrix abyssi DSM 13497 genomic stretch:
- a CDS encoding IS1182 family transposase → MSFITYNRSQMNLFGYSVEDFARDDPKSRFVVELVSRLDLSALYSRYSSQGGDSYAPDMMLALWFYAYSNGITSTRKLEELCKYDTRYIYITGNQHPDHSTLSRFRKAHLDLLDQYFVEILLIAQAEGISSFNQIAIDGTKIKAHSSKRHGYTEDQLDKRIEKLRAEIKQYMQRCNFVEQGATDELDLETLRAEKERLERLEKEILERKAQLKERKKQLKSEHRSRHQINVKEPDARMMPSVDGPGYNAQLGVDMSSHLIVAHEVVSQPNDQGQFIPIQEQVEKNLGSDDKRSYTADSGYHNSTDLKELEEKQIDAVIADPQLSNRSIKETPTSKEELQKEERKLKRSDFVYHEQGDYYECPTGKKLFPVERNSERIVYRSNDCQDCPLINLCISSKKKVKQIHRSVNESYCERMAKKLQTSAAQERLKKRSVTVEPVFGNLKHNLGYRGFSLSGLNNVRSEFTLMCIGHNINVLFKNMLGKRLAAFITASQEKDDLLILFSKNILAFLILYFAQRLRMRKNYQYRRI, encoded by the coding sequence ATGAGTTTTATTACTTATAATCGCTCACAAATGAATCTCTTTGGCTATAGTGTGGAAGATTTTGCCAGAGACGATCCAAAGAGTCGATTTGTAGTGGAGTTGGTTTCGCGCCTTGATTTAAGTGCACTTTATTCCCGTTATAGTTCACAAGGCGGTGATTCTTATGCCCCAGACATGATGCTTGCCTTATGGTTTTATGCTTATAGTAACGGCATTACCAGCACCCGTAAGCTGGAGGAATTGTGTAAATATGATACGCGCTACATTTATATCACTGGGAATCAGCATCCGGATCATAGTACATTAAGTCGTTTTCGCAAGGCACATTTGGATTTATTAGACCAATATTTTGTAGAGATACTTTTAATTGCCCAGGCCGAAGGCATAAGTAGTTTCAACCAGATAGCCATAGATGGCACGAAAATCAAAGCGCACAGCAGTAAGCGTCATGGCTACACTGAGGATCAATTAGACAAACGTATAGAGAAGTTAAGAGCAGAGATCAAGCAATACATGCAGCGCTGTAATTTTGTAGAACAGGGGGCCACGGATGAATTAGATTTAGAAACTCTTCGAGCGGAGAAAGAACGGCTTGAGCGCTTAGAGAAAGAGATATTAGAACGTAAAGCCCAATTGAAAGAGCGTAAGAAACAGCTCAAATCAGAACACCGTTCAAGACATCAAATAAATGTAAAAGAGCCGGATGCCCGCATGATGCCTTCGGTGGATGGACCGGGCTATAACGCACAATTAGGCGTAGATATGTCCAGTCATTTAATAGTAGCTCATGAAGTCGTAAGCCAGCCCAACGACCAGGGTCAATTCATACCGATTCAAGAACAAGTAGAGAAGAATCTTGGTTCAGATGATAAGCGATCTTACACGGCCGATTCCGGTTATCACAATAGCACAGACCTAAAAGAATTGGAAGAAAAGCAGATTGATGCCGTAATAGCCGATCCCCAGTTATCCAATCGTTCGATAAAGGAGACACCAACCTCCAAGGAAGAATTGCAAAAAGAAGAAAGAAAACTAAAACGAAGTGATTTTGTGTATCATGAACAGGGAGATTACTATGAATGTCCGACGGGTAAGAAGCTTTTTCCAGTTGAGAGGAATAGCGAACGGATCGTATATCGTTCCAATGATTGTCAGGACTGTCCCTTAATTAATTTATGTATTTCCAGTAAAAAGAAAGTTAAGCAAATCCATCGTTCAGTTAATGAGAGTTATTGCGAACGTATGGCGAAAAAGTTACAAACTTCAGCGGCGCAGGAACGACTAAAGAAGCGTTCGGTGACAGTTGAACCTGTTTTTGGTAACTTGAAGCATAATTTAGGCTATCGTGGATTTTCCTTATCTGGTCTTAATAATGTTCGTAGTGAATTTACGTTAATGTGTATTGGGCATAATATTAATGTTCTATTTAAAAATATGTTAGGGAAACGTTTAGCAGCGTTTATAACAGCATCACAAGAAAAAGATGATCTATTAATTTTATTTTCAAAGAATATTTTGGCGTTTTTAATTCTATATTTTGCCCAACGCTTAAGAATGAGAAAAAATTATCAATATCGGAGAATATAA
- a CDS encoding DUF2442 domain-containing protein, translated as MNFSTIEIETPDIVQVAINEEDLTVELSDGRTITVPIAWFPRLVHATERERANWRLIAGGKGIHWPDLDEDISVQALILGKPSQESPESLKKWLDSHKKKT; from the coding sequence ATGAATTTTTCGACCATTGAAATAGAGACACCTGATATTGTTCAGGTTGCAATTAACGAAGAGGATTTAACGGTGGAGTTAAGTGACGGACGGACCATTACCGTGCCCATCGCCTGGTTTCCCAGACTGGTACATGCCACAGAGCGGGAGCGCGCCAATTGGCGTTTGATCGCAGGCGGTAAGGGCATTCATTGGCCGGATCTTGACGAAGATATTAGTGTACAGGCGCTCATTCTTGGAAAACCATCTCAGGAAAGTCCAGAGTCTTTAAAAAAATGGTTGGATAGCCACAAGAAAAAAACATAA
- a CDS encoding DUF4160 domain-containing protein: MPTILRDGPYRFFFYSSDGNEPVHVHVERENKITKIWLDPVRVCNNFGFNRSELYKILKLVEQHEEKIKEAWHEFFDH, translated from the coding sequence ATGCCAACAATTTTACGCGACGGGCCTTATCGATTTTTCTTTTATTCCAGTGATGGAAATGAGCCTGTCCATGTTCATGTTGAAAGAGAAAATAAAATTACAAAAATTTGGCTTGATCCTGTGCGAGTTTGCAATAATTTTGGTTTTAACAGATCAGAGCTTTATAAGATATTAAAATTGGTTGAGCAACATGAGGAAAAAATTAAAGAGGCCTGGCATGAATTTTTCGACCATTGA
- a CDS encoding type II toxin-antitoxin system HicB family antitoxin: MKIKVYLQQSEDGGYTVIVPSLPGCISEGDTKEEAIKNIKEAIELYLEPVDDDTTIIPQAEEIELVL; this comes from the coding sequence ATGAAAATAAAAGTTTATTTACAACAGAGTGAAGATGGCGGGTACACCGTTATTGTACCTTCGTTGCCCGGTTGTATTTCGGAAGGCGACACCAAAGAAGAAGCCATCAAAAATATAAAAGAGGCCATAGAACTTTATCTTGAGCCGGTTGATGATGATACCACCATAATCCCCCAGGCAGAAGAGATTGAACTTGTATTATGA
- a CDS encoding FlgD immunoglobulin-like domain containing protein, giving the protein MFNNRPNPFNPTTTIKFGLPEDGHVRLTIYSMSGQKVRTLINGQVSKGYHSILWDGKNESGQAVFGGLYFYELETDYFLKQRKF; this is encoded by the coding sequence TTGTTTAACAATAGGCCCAATCCGTTTAATCCCACTACAACTATCAAATTTGGTTTGCCGGAGGATGGCCATGTGCGACTTACTATTTATTCCATGAGCGGTCAAAAAGTGCGCACCCTGATCAATGGGCAAGTTTCAAAGGGTTATCATTCAATCCTCTGGGATGGCAAAAACGAGAGCGGGCAGGCGGTTTTTGGAGGGTTGTATTTTTACGAATTGGAGACCGATTATTTTTTGAAACAAAGAAAGTTCTGA
- a CDS encoding ATP-binding protein produces MVKRPFWLNKIYRAWQKRSFVWLSGVRRVGKTTLSKMIDDALYLNCDLPSTQRLLEDPEFFFKNQSSAQKIIFDEIHRLSDPSQLLKIAADEFPHLKILATGSSTLEATKKFRDSLTGRKISIHLKPVLWSECTRDFKINNLDYRLLRGGLPEWLIDASLSAEFFSEWIDSFYARDIQELFGVRQRLGFLTFFKLLLRQSGGLADFTQLAKLCGLSRPTVMAHLEILQIAHAIYLLKPFHGGGRKELTQRPKIYGFDTGFVAFMKGWDTIRPDDRGYLWEHLVLDTLSSVFIEPVLYWRDKAGHEIDFVIKFRDDSVNTYECKINPDEFKPNNLKIFRRIYPKGENFLISPVVSKPFRRKMDNLIINFVSPDYFTEENIIS; encoded by the coding sequence ATGGTAAAACGTCCTTTCTGGCTCAATAAAATTTATCGCGCATGGCAAAAGCGCTCCTTTGTCTGGCTTTCCGGCGTACGACGCGTGGGTAAAACGACCCTATCCAAAATGATCGATGATGCGCTGTACCTAAACTGTGACTTACCTTCCACGCAACGTCTTCTTGAAGACCCTGAATTCTTTTTTAAAAATCAATCAAGCGCTCAAAAGATCATCTTCGATGAGATTCATCGCTTATCTGATCCAAGCCAACTTCTGAAAATTGCCGCCGATGAATTTCCGCATTTAAAAATTCTGGCTACAGGTTCGTCCACTCTGGAGGCCACCAAAAAATTTCGGGATAGCCTGACTGGTAGGAAAATTTCCATCCACTTAAAGCCGGTTCTCTGGAGCGAATGTACCCGCGACTTTAAGATCAATAATCTGGACTACCGATTGTTGCGCGGCGGACTGCCGGAATGGCTAATAGATGCTTCCCTATCTGCGGAATTCTTTTCGGAGTGGATCGACAGTTTTTATGCCCGTGATATTCAGGAATTGTTTGGCGTGCGCCAACGACTTGGCTTTTTGACGTTCTTTAAATTATTACTCCGTCAAAGCGGTGGGCTGGCCGATTTTACTCAACTGGCTAAATTATGCGGTTTAAGTCGCCCTACGGTTATGGCCCATCTGGAAATTCTACAGATTGCTCATGCCATTTATCTTTTAAAACCATTCCATGGGGGCGGACGCAAGGAACTTACGCAACGTCCTAAAATTTACGGATTCGACACCGGCTTTGTCGCTTTTATGAAAGGTTGGGACACCATTCGCCCCGATGATCGCGGATATTTGTGGGAACATCTGGTGCTCGATACGCTTTCGTCTGTTTTTATCGAGCCTGTGCTTTATTGGCGCGATAAAGCCGGTCATGAGATCGATTTTGTCATTAAATTTAGAGACGATAGTGTAAATACCTATGAATGCAAAATAAATCCCGATGAATTTAAGCCTAACAATTTAAAAATATTTCGCCGGATTTATCCCAAAGGGGAAAATTTTCTGATAAGTCCGGTCGTTTCAAAGCCCTTCCGGAGGAAAATGGACAATCTAATTATCAATTTTGTCTCTCCTGATTATTTTACCGAAGAGAATATAATCTCTTGA